In one window of Trachemys scripta elegans isolate TJP31775 chromosome 5, CAS_Tse_1.0, whole genome shotgun sequence DNA:
- the PDCL2 gene encoding phosducin-like protein 2, translating to MQDPNEDTEWNDILRDFGILPPKDEPKDETEEMVLRLQKEAEVKPYERMTLKELNEAEDDFDEDDMKALEMYRQQRLQEWKILQKRQKYGDLREISGEQYVKEVTNAQKDVWVVIHLYRSSIPMCLLVNQHLSLLARKFPEIKFIKAIVNSCIQNYHDRCLPTIFVYRNGQIKGRFIGVTECGGTNLKLEELEWKLAQVGAIETDLEESPKQNITDMMMSSVRSSSIHDTNSASRDNDETKCYSHRNF from the exons ATGCAG GATCCAAATGAAGATACGGAATGGAATGACATATTAAGAGATTTTGGAATACTACCTCCAAAAGATGAGCCAAAAGatgaaactgaagaaatggttttACGTTTACAGAAAGAAGCAGAGG TGAAACCATATGAAAGAATGACACTTAAAGAACTAAATGAAGCTGAAGATGACTTTGATGAGGATGATATGAAAGCTCTTGAAATGTATAG gCAACAACGGTTGCAAGAATGGAAAATTCTTCAGAAAAGACAAAAGTATGGGGATCTGAGAGAAATTTCTGGTGAGCAATATGTCAAAGAAGTCACAAATGCTCAGAAGGATGTGTGGGTTGTAATTCATCTATATAGATCAAG CATCCCAATGTGCTTACTAGTTAACCAACATCTCAGCCTGCTAGCCAGAAAGTTTCCAGAAATCAAGTTTATCAAAGCCATTGTGAACAGCTGTATTCAAAACTACCATGACCGATGTTTACCCACAATTTTTGTGTACAGAAATGGTCAGATAAAAGGCAGGTTCATTGGAGTTACTGAATGTGGAGGGACAAATCTTAAACTAGAAG AGCTTGAATGGAAGTTAGCACAAGTTGGAGCAATAGAAACTGACTTAGAAGAAAGCCCCAAACAAAACATTACAGATATGATGATGTCTTCAGTTAGAAGTTCTTCTATTCATGACACCAACAGTGCTAGTAGGGACAATGATGAGACCAAATGTTACTCACATAGGAATTTTTAA